The Hymenobacter baengnokdamensis genome includes a region encoding these proteins:
- a CDS encoding HD domain-containing protein produces MGGPVGDKPPDRLNVVLPSAKQALPARWPGGRPLLSRLARRISLPYFFQPMTPVIAATAAFIEDKFKAEGAGHDWPHIWRVWQVTRTLAQEHEGPGLNQEVAELAALLHDIADWKFHGGDYEAGPRAARAWLASQQVPEATVARVEQIIREVSFKGLGVATPVSSPEAAVVQDADRLDAIGAIGVARAFAYGGHKGRPMHDPAVPPVSHADFEHYKQSTAPTLNHFYEKLLHLKDRLHTPAARRLAARRQQFMEEFVAQFLAEWEGRA; encoded by the coding sequence GTGGGCGGGCCGGTTGGCGATAAGCCACCCGACCGCCTGAACGTGGTGCTGCCCAGCGCGAAGCAGGCGCTGCCCGCCCGCTGGCCCGGCGGGCGCCCACTACTCAGCCGGCTCGCCCGGCGTATTTCATTGCCTTATTTTTTTCAGCCTATGACCCCGGTTATTGCCGCTACGGCCGCTTTTATCGAAGACAAATTCAAGGCCGAAGGCGCGGGCCACGACTGGCCGCACATCTGGCGGGTGTGGCAGGTGACGCGCACGCTGGCCCAGGAGCACGAGGGGCCGGGCCTCAACCAGGAGGTAGCCGAGCTGGCCGCTCTGCTGCACGATATTGCCGACTGGAAGTTTCACGGCGGCGACTACGAGGCCGGCCCGCGCGCGGCCCGCGCCTGGCTGGCCAGCCAGCAGGTGCCCGAGGCCACGGTGGCCCGCGTCGAGCAGATTATCCGCGAAGTCAGCTTTAAGGGCCTGGGGGTCGCAACGCCGGTGAGCAGCCCCGAGGCGGCCGTGGTGCAGGATGCCGACCGCCTCGACGCCATCGGGGCCATCGGGGTAGCCCGGGCCTTTGCCTACGGTGGCCACAAAGGGCGCCCCATGCACGACCCGGCCGTGCCCCCCGTTTCGCACGCCGACTTCGAGCACTACAAGCAAAGCACCGCGCCCACCCTCAACCACTTCTACGAGAAGCTGCTGCACCTCAAAGACCGCCTGCACACGCCCGCCGCGCGCCGGCTGGCCGCGCGCCGCCAGCAGTTTATGGAAGAGTTTGTGGCCCAGTTTCTGGCCGAGTGGGAGGGGCGGGCCTAG
- a CDS encoding tyrosinase family protein — protein sequence MQHPFSFPPARPTQWAGLLLLGGLLASGCQSGTTTKTEEKTTPALTTARDSTARTSPARPAGGFFVRHNAASPEGQADLAALQKAMALMKNMPCDNPLSWYYQGAIHNVPSYSQASPLCAPFGKDKPFAWDGCTHGSGEHHFLVWHRLFTWHLERIVRKLSGKADFALPYWDYITPATRIMPAAFRNAGASRDSLSNVERSAWLNQGKAIGPWMNPVLNTTTLFQNRLFTTFNTELDQGLHGAMHDYIGSGTSTGIDNTPRWNRIYQRKVANGMMGNVPSAGFDPVFWVHHANIDLLWTQWAQSPQGQRPNLDSLKADNWNHYNFIDENGKHVSYSVDSAYALAMHPDYRYDRLPAPPAAKAKEDVVLLAQGRPNQSTPPVTLATTRVGKSVVTTTSFTARLAVPAPKAGLLKSATPQPGANARPQRLLLRVEASLSQEPSGFYALYVRRQGGTGPLATQQHLAGVLNFFGATHHHDGPGMEGMVMPKASRFTRTFVFDITDEVDAASFGQALDVQVVPAGTNGVPITIEQLTLVTQAI from the coding sequence ATGCAACACCCTTTCTCTTTCCCACCCGCCCGCCCCACGCAGTGGGCCGGCCTACTGCTACTGGGAGGCCTGCTGGCCAGCGGCTGCCAGTCGGGTACTACTACCAAAACCGAGGAGAAGACAACCCCTGCCTTGACGACAGCCCGCGACAGTACCGCACGCACAAGCCCGGCCCGGCCCGCGGGTGGCTTCTTCGTTCGCCACAATGCGGCCTCGCCCGAGGGCCAGGCCGACCTGGCGGCCCTGCAGAAAGCGATGGCGCTGATGAAAAACATGCCCTGCGACAACCCCCTGAGCTGGTATTACCAGGGAGCCATTCACAACGTGCCGAGCTACAGCCAGGCTTCGCCCTTGTGCGCGCCGTTTGGCAAAGACAAGCCCTTTGCCTGGGATGGCTGCACCCACGGCAGCGGCGAACACCATTTCCTCGTCTGGCACCGCCTCTTTACCTGGCACCTCGAGCGCATCGTGCGCAAGCTCTCCGGCAAGGCCGACTTTGCCCTGCCCTACTGGGACTACATTACGCCCGCCACCCGGATAATGCCCGCCGCCTTTCGCAATGCCGGCGCCAGCCGCGACTCCCTTTCCAACGTGGAGCGCTCGGCGTGGCTCAACCAGGGCAAGGCCATCGGCCCGTGGATGAACCCCGTGCTGAACACCACTACCTTGTTTCAAAACCGGCTCTTTACTACGTTTAATACCGAGCTGGACCAGGGCCTGCACGGGGCCATGCACGATTACATCGGCAGCGGCACCTCCACTGGCATCGACAACACCCCGCGCTGGAACCGTATTTATCAGCGCAAGGTAGCAAACGGCATGATGGGCAACGTTCCGTCGGCGGGGTTCGACCCCGTCTTCTGGGTCCACCACGCCAATATCGACCTGCTGTGGACCCAGTGGGCGCAGTCGCCCCAGGGCCAGCGGCCCAACCTGGACTCGCTGAAGGCCGATAACTGGAACCACTACAATTTCATTGACGAAAACGGCAAACACGTCTCGTACTCCGTCGACTCAGCCTACGCCCTGGCCATGCACCCCGACTACCGCTACGACCGGCTTCCCGCCCCACCCGCTGCCAAGGCGAAAGAGGACGTGGTATTGCTGGCCCAGGGACGCCCCAACCAGAGTACCCCACCCGTGACCCTGGCCACCACCCGGGTGGGCAAGTCGGTGGTGACCACGACGAGCTTTACGGCCCGCCTGGCCGTGCCCGCCCCCAAAGCCGGCCTGCTTAAAAGCGCCACCCCCCAGCCTGGGGCCAACGCCCGCCCCCAGCGCCTGCTGCTGCGGGTCGAGGCCTCGCTGAGCCAGGAGCCTAGCGGCTTCTATGCCCTGTACGTGCGCCGCCAGGGGGGCACCGGCCCGCTGGCTACCCAGCAGCACCTGGCCGGGGTCCTCAACTTCTTTGGGGCAACCCACCACCACGACGGCCCCGGCATGGAGGGTATGGTGATGCCCAAGGCCAGCCGGTTTACGCGCACCTTCGTGTTCGACATTACGGACGAGGTAGACGCGGCCAGCTTCGGCCAGGCCCTCGATGTGCAGGTGGTACCGGCCGGCACCAACGGGGTACCCATCACCATCGAGCAGCTAACCCTGGTCACGCAGGCCATCTGA
- the gyrA gene encoding DNA gyrase subunit A, translating to MAEGEKIIPINIEDEMRGAYIDYSMSVIISRALPDVRDGLKPVHRRVLYGMSELGVSYTKSHKKSARIVGEVLGKYHPHGDSSVYDTMVRMAQDWSLRYPLVDGQGNFGSVDGDSPAAMRYTEARLKRLSDELLGDLDKDTVDFQPNFDDSLEEPSVLPAKFPNLLVNGTSGIAVGMATNMAPHNMTEVVNGIVAYLDNADITIAELMEHITAPDFPTGGIIYGYEGVKQAFETGRGRIVMRAKTNFETLPNGKEQIIVTEIPYQVNKASMIEKTAALINEKKIEGISALRDESDRDGMRIVYELKRDALNTVVLNNLFKYTQLQSSFGVNNVALVKGRPMTLNLRDLIVYFVEHREEVIVRRTRYELAEAQKRAHILEGLLIALDHLDEVIKLIRESRDPEVARSGLIERFALSEVQARAILDMRLQRLTGLERDKLVAEFEELMRLIDRLNTILASEAEQRLLIKNELLDMRERYGDARRTSINQAGGDFSMEDMIADEAMVITVSREGYIKRTSLDEYRTQGRGGVGARGAGSKQDDFTEHLFVATTHEYLLIFTEQGRMFWLRAYEVPETAKTSKGTPLQNLIDKPKEDAVRSVLNVRNLRSPDYLENTFLMFCTEQGTVKKTPLEAYSRPRAAGINAITINEGDRLLDVQLLSGNSEVVLALRSGRAVRFPEDKVRPMGRTAAGVRGITLGEEAGDRVVGMVCIADPTQELLVVSENGYGKRSALDEYRVTNRGGKGVRAMMLTEKTGKLVSIQAVNDADDLMIINRSGLTIRLSMSELRTIGRATQGVRLFKVAANDEISSVAKVAAAEAELDPLAAEAQASAILVAEADRLPADEGPDDELLDDADELEAVADDSDAEAADEQE from the coding sequence ATGGCCGAAGGCGAAAAAATTATCCCGATTAACATCGAAGACGAGATGCGCGGGGCCTACATCGACTACTCGATGTCGGTGATTATCTCGCGGGCGCTGCCCGACGTGCGCGACGGCCTCAAGCCCGTGCACCGGCGCGTGCTCTACGGCATGAGCGAGCTGGGCGTCTCGTACACTAAAAGTCATAAAAAATCGGCCCGTATTGTGGGCGAAGTGCTGGGTAAGTACCACCCGCACGGCGACAGCTCGGTATACGACACCATGGTGCGCATGGCCCAGGACTGGAGCCTGCGCTACCCGCTGGTAGACGGGCAGGGCAACTTCGGCTCGGTCGACGGCGACTCGCCGGCTGCCATGCGCTACACCGAAGCCCGTCTCAAGCGCCTCTCCGACGAGCTGCTGGGAGATTTGGATAAGGACACGGTAGACTTTCAGCCCAACTTCGACGACTCGCTCGAAGAGCCCAGCGTGCTGCCCGCCAAGTTTCCGAACCTGCTCGTGAACGGTACCAGCGGCATTGCCGTGGGCATGGCCACCAACATGGCGCCCCACAACATGACGGAGGTAGTGAACGGCATCGTGGCCTACCTCGATAATGCCGACATCACCATTGCCGAGCTGATGGAGCACATCACGGCGCCCGACTTCCCCACCGGGGGCATCATCTACGGCTACGAGGGCGTGAAGCAGGCCTTCGAAACCGGCCGGGGCCGCATCGTGATGCGGGCCAAGACAAACTTTGAAACCCTGCCCAACGGCAAGGAGCAGATTATCGTGACCGAGATTCCCTATCAGGTGAACAAGGCTTCGATGATTGAAAAGACGGCGGCCCTCATCAACGAGAAGAAAATCGAGGGTATTTCGGCCCTGCGCGACGAGAGCGACCGCGACGGTATGCGCATTGTGTACGAGCTCAAGCGCGATGCCCTAAACACGGTGGTGCTCAACAACCTCTTCAAATACACGCAGCTGCAGTCCTCGTTCGGCGTCAACAACGTGGCCCTGGTCAAGGGCCGCCCCATGACCCTGAACCTGCGCGACCTCATTGTGTACTTCGTCGAGCACCGGGAGGAAGTAATCGTGCGCCGTACGCGCTACGAGCTGGCCGAAGCCCAGAAGAGGGCCCACATCCTGGAAGGCCTGCTCATCGCCCTCGACCACCTCGACGAGGTAATTAAGCTCATCCGCGAGTCGCGCGACCCGGAGGTAGCCCGCTCAGGGCTCATCGAGCGCTTCGCCCTGAGCGAGGTGCAGGCCCGCGCCATCCTGGATATGCGCTTGCAGCGCCTCACCGGCCTGGAGCGCGACAAGCTCGTGGCCGAGTTTGAGGAGCTGATGCGCCTGATTGACCGCCTGAACACCATCCTGGCCTCGGAAGCCGAGCAGCGGCTGCTTATTAAGAACGAGCTGCTGGACATGCGCGAGCGCTACGGCGATGCCCGTCGCACGAGCATCAACCAGGCGGGCGGCGACTTCTCGATGGAAGACATGATTGCCGACGAGGCGATGGTGATTACCGTCAGCCGCGAGGGCTACATCAAGCGCACCAGCCTCGATGAGTACCGTACCCAGGGGCGGGGCGGGGTGGGCGCCCGCGGGGCCGGCTCCAAGCAGGACGACTTTACCGAGCACCTGTTTGTGGCTACCACCCACGAGTACCTGCTCATCTTCACCGAGCAGGGCCGCATGTTCTGGCTGCGGGCCTACGAAGTGCCCGAAACCGCCAAAACCAGCAAGGGCACGCCGCTGCAAAACCTCATCGACAAGCCCAAGGAAGATGCCGTGCGCTCGGTGCTCAACGTGCGCAACCTGCGCTCGCCCGATTACCTGGAAAACACCTTCCTCATGTTCTGCACCGAGCAGGGCACGGTGAAAAAGACCCCTTTGGAGGCCTATTCACGGCCCCGGGCGGCGGGTATCAACGCCATTACCATCAACGAAGGCGACCGCCTGCTCGACGTGCAGCTGCTCTCGGGCAACTCCGAAGTGGTGCTGGCGCTGCGCTCGGGCCGGGCCGTGCGCTTTCCCGAAGACAAGGTGCGGCCGATGGGCCGTACGGCGGCCGGGGTGCGCGGCATTACCCTGGGCGAGGAAGCCGGCGACCGGGTGGTGGGCATGGTGTGCATCGCCGACCCCACCCAGGAGCTGCTGGTCGTAAGTGAGAACGGCTACGGCAAGCGCTCGGCGCTCGACGAGTACCGGGTAACCAACCGGGGGGGCAAGGGCGTGCGCGCCATGATGCTGACCGAGAAAACCGGTAAGCTGGTTTCTATTCAGGCCGTCAACGATGCCGACGACCTGATGATAATCAACCGCTCGGGCCTCACCATTCGCCTCAGCATGAGCGAGCTGCGCACTATTGGCCGCGCCACCCAGGGCGTACGCCTGTTTAAGGTAGCGGCCAATGACGAGATTTCGTCGGTAGCCAAGGTGGCGGCCGCCGAAGCCGAGCTCGACCCGCTGGCCGCTGAAGCTCAGGCGAGTGCTATACTGGTGGCCGAAGCCGACCGTCTGCCCGCCGACGAAGGCCCCGATGACGAGCTGCTGGACGACGCCGATGAGCTGGAAGCTGTAGCCGACGATTCGGATGCTGAAGCGGCCGATGAGCAGGAATAA
- a CDS encoding tetratricopeptide repeat protein: protein MKKSFLTLAVATAMLAAGLATPALAQNSAVTNAILSQKAGQLDKALVSINEAITNEKTKDKAKTWFTRGDIYYQIIDPSTQALFAKYGKDLQPGEALQKATESYNKALQLDGPAGEFGKQVPARLQNLYGIAFNAGVVGYQAKEYDKALAGFRQASQINPQDTTAVLYSAYTQDAKQDFAGAKASYMQLLSLDAYKSKPAPVAVYQRLLQIAREEKNDADAQKVLAQALVAYPNNKTFLIEDLNRSMAGNNGGAAAVDKITKTIAADPTNANLYAVRGSLYDQQKKTDLAQADYKKAIELDPKNFDAEYNMGIYNFNQAAALYTKASKMDLKTYQLKGKALETDGKKYFEASVPYFEKALEVQPNDPGCLSALQKVYFRLGRNADSKKMEDRLQALKK from the coding sequence ATGAAAAAATCCTTTCTGACGCTCGCCGTCGCCACTGCCATGCTGGCCGCCGGCCTGGCCACGCCCGCGCTGGCCCAGAATTCGGCCGTGACCAACGCCATCCTCAGCCAGAAAGCTGGTCAGCTCGACAAGGCCCTGGTGAGCATCAACGAAGCCATTACCAACGAAAAGACCAAGGATAAGGCCAAAACCTGGTTTACCCGCGGCGATATCTACTACCAGATTATTGACCCGAGCACGCAGGCGCTGTTTGCCAAATACGGCAAAGACCTGCAGCCCGGCGAAGCCCTGCAAAAAGCCACCGAGTCGTACAACAAAGCCCTGCAGCTGGATGGACCCGCGGGCGAGTTCGGCAAGCAGGTGCCCGCCCGCCTGCAAAACCTGTACGGCATTGCCTTCAATGCCGGCGTAGTGGGCTACCAGGCCAAGGAGTATGACAAGGCGCTGGCCGGGTTCCGGCAGGCTTCGCAGATAAATCCGCAGGATACTACGGCTGTCCTATATAGCGCGTATACTCAGGATGCGAAGCAGGATTTTGCCGGGGCCAAAGCCAGCTACATGCAGCTGCTGAGCCTGGATGCGTACAAGTCAAAGCCCGCCCCGGTGGCAGTGTACCAGCGGCTGCTGCAAATAGCCCGCGAGGAGAAGAACGATGCGGATGCCCAGAAGGTGCTGGCCCAGGCCCTGGTGGCCTATCCTAATAACAAGACCTTTCTGATTGAGGATTTGAACCGGTCGATGGCCGGTAATAACGGTGGCGCCGCGGCGGTGGACAAAATCACGAAAACCATTGCTGCTGACCCGACGAACGCCAACCTGTACGCCGTGCGGGGCTCGCTCTACGACCAGCAGAAAAAAACCGACCTGGCGCAGGCCGACTACAAGAAGGCGATTGAGCTGGACCCCAAGAATTTTGATGCCGAGTACAACATGGGTATCTACAACTTCAACCAGGCCGCTGCGCTCTATACCAAAGCCAGCAAGATGGACCTGAAGACGTATCAGCTAAAAGGCAAGGCGCTGGAAACCGACGGTAAGAAGTACTTCGAGGCCTCAGTGCCGTATTTCGAGAAAGCACTGGAAGTGCAGCCCAATGACCCTGGCTGCCTGAGCGCCCTGCAAAAAGTCTATTTCCGGTTGGGCCGCAATGCCGATTCCAAAAAGATGGAAGACCGGCTGCAAGCGTTGAAAAAATAA
- the hisIE gene encoding bifunctional phosphoribosyl-AMP cyclohydrolase/phosphoribosyl-ATP diphosphatase HisIE — translation MTLDFQKMPDQLIPAIVQDAATGQVLMLGYFNAEAWQRTQAEGRVTFYSRSKQRLWTKGETSGNYLQVVSLHLDCDQDTVLVLARPDGPTCHRGTTSCFEGLPGAEEAAPDATRPAPAVSFLAELDRLIERRRQYPAEEPGSYTVRLFEKGLARIAQKVGEEAVETVIDAMAGNKAGLPGEAADLVYHLLVLLRASGSSLEEMLAVLRQRHQTIGAGQRRPLPD, via the coding sequence ATGACGTTAGATTTTCAAAAGATGCCCGACCAGCTCATTCCCGCCATCGTGCAGGATGCGGCCACGGGGCAGGTGCTCATGCTGGGCTACTTCAACGCCGAAGCCTGGCAGCGCACGCAGGCCGAGGGCCGCGTAACGTTCTACTCGCGCTCCAAACAGCGGCTCTGGACCAAGGGCGAAACCAGCGGCAACTACCTGCAGGTAGTGAGCCTGCACCTCGACTGCGACCAGGACACGGTGCTGGTGCTGGCCCGGCCCGATGGTCCCACCTGTCACCGGGGTACCACCAGCTGCTTCGAGGGGCTGCCCGGTGCGGAAGAAGCGGCGCCGGATGCCACCCGCCCGGCCCCGGCGGTGAGCTTTCTGGCTGAGCTGGACCGCCTCATTGAGCGGCGCCGGCAATACCCGGCCGAGGAGCCGGGCTCTTATACGGTGCGGCTATTTGAGAAAGGACTGGCCCGTATTGCCCAGAAAGTAGGGGAGGAAGCCGTTGAAACGGTTATCGACGCGATGGCCGGTAATAAAGCCGGCCTGCCCGGGGAGGCGGCTGACCTGGTGTACCATCTGCTGGTGCTGCTACGTGCCAGCGGCTCCTCGCTGGAGGAAATGCTGGCCGTGCTGCGGCAGCGCCACCAAACCATCGGCGCGGGCCAGCGCCGCCCGCTGCCCGACTAA
- a CDS encoding VOC family protein, protein MYQQLAHVALLVRDYDEAIAFYTRQLGFRLLADTRLSATRRWVLVAPPGAPAGSALLLAQADDAEQLSRVGNQTGGRVFLFLQTDDFWRDYHAMRARGVRFHEAPREEVYATVAVFEDLYGNLWDLLQPKTPVA, encoded by the coding sequence ATGTATCAGCAGCTGGCCCACGTTGCCTTGTTAGTTCGTGACTACGATGAGGCGATTGCCTTCTACACCCGGCAGCTGGGTTTCCGGCTGCTGGCCGATACCCGCCTGAGCGCTACCCGGCGCTGGGTGCTGGTAGCGCCCCCTGGTGCCCCGGCGGGCAGTGCCCTGCTGCTGGCTCAGGCCGACGATGCCGAGCAGCTAAGCCGGGTCGGCAACCAGACCGGCGGCCGGGTGTTTCTGTTTCTGCAAACCGACGATTTCTGGCGCGATTACCACGCTATGCGGGCGCGGGGCGTGCGCTTTCACGAAGCTCCGCGTGAGGAAGTCTACGCCACGGTAGCCGTCTTTGAAGACCTGTATGGCAACCTCTGGGACCTGCTGCAGCCCAAAACCCCGGTTGCCTGA
- the hisF gene encoding imidazole glycerol phosphate synthase subunit HisF, whose protein sequence is MLTKRLIACLDVQNGRTVKGTNFVNLRDAGDPVALAARYAQEGIDELVLLDITATVEKRRTLLELVRNVAREVNIPFTVGGGIGAVADVEALLLNGADKVSLNSSVLREPGLIDEMARRFGSQCIVVAVDARQTNEEATTASQEAWEVFTHGGRHPAGREAVAWCREAAERGAGELLLTSMSHDGTRDGYALSLTRGVAAAVGVPVIASGGAGAAPHFREVLRPGGADAALAASVFHFGDISVAGLKNYLLLEGVAMRPVG, encoded by the coding sequence ATGCTGACCAAACGCCTCATTGCCTGCCTCGACGTACAGAACGGCCGCACCGTAAAGGGCACCAACTTCGTGAACCTGCGCGACGCCGGCGACCCCGTGGCCCTGGCCGCCCGCTACGCCCAGGAGGGCATCGATGAGCTGGTGCTGCTCGACATCACCGCCACCGTGGAAAAGCGGCGCACCCTCCTCGAGCTGGTGCGCAACGTGGCCCGCGAGGTCAATATTCCCTTCACCGTGGGCGGCGGCATCGGGGCAGTAGCCGACGTGGAGGCGCTGCTGCTCAACGGAGCCGACAAAGTCAGCCTCAACTCTTCCGTATTGCGCGAGCCCGGCCTGATTGACGAGATGGCCCGTCGCTTCGGCAGCCAGTGCATCGTGGTAGCCGTGGATGCCCGGCAAACCAACGAAGAAGCCACGACCGCCTCGCAAGAAGCCTGGGAAGTCTTTACCCACGGGGGGCGTCATCCCGCCGGCCGCGAGGCCGTCGCCTGGTGCCGCGAGGCCGCCGAGCGTGGGGCGGGCGAGCTGCTGCTCACTTCCATGAGCCACGACGGCACCCGCGACGGCTACGCCCTCAGCCTGACACGGGGAGTCGCCGCCGCCGTAGGTGTGCCGGTTATTGCCTCGGGCGGGGCGGGGGCGGCCCCGCACTTTCGTGAGGTGCTGCGGCCCGGCGGGGCCGACGCGGCGCTGGCGGCCAGTGTCTTCCATTTCGGCGACATCTCGGTGGCCGGGCTCAAAAACTATCTGCTGCTGGAAGGCGTAGCCATGCGTCCGGTTGGCTAG
- a CDS encoding 1-(5-phosphoribosyl)-5-[(5-phosphoribosylamino)methylideneamino]imidazole-4-carboxamide isomerase: MDIIPAIDLINGQCVRLTGGDFARQTTYAADPLAQAQYFEQLGATHLHLVDLDGARARAPRQLPVLERIARHTRLHIDFGGGIQTTAAAEAAFAAGAAQLTAGSIAAREPALVGEWLARFGAGRIIIGADFKGEYIAVSAWTEQSDQTLTGFIGAYLAAGATTFICTDVSRDGQLQGPATATYAALRQQFPAAQFVASGGVTTVDDVAALRALGMSGAIIGKAIYEGTITEAELRAELAR, from the coding sequence ATGGATATTATTCCGGCCATCGACCTCATCAACGGCCAGTGCGTGCGCCTGACCGGCGGCGACTTTGCCCGCCAGACCACCTACGCCGCCGACCCGCTGGCCCAGGCCCAGTACTTCGAGCAGCTCGGCGCCACCCACCTGCACCTGGTGGACCTCGACGGGGCCCGCGCCCGAGCGCCGCGCCAGCTGCCGGTGCTGGAGCGAATTGCCCGGCACACCCGCCTGCACATCGACTTCGGCGGGGGCATTCAGACCACGGCGGCGGCCGAGGCGGCCTTTGCGGCCGGGGCGGCGCAGCTTACGGCGGGTAGCATCGCGGCCCGTGAGCCGGCCCTGGTGGGGGAGTGGCTGGCCCGCTTCGGGGCCGGGCGCATCATCATCGGAGCCGATTTCAAGGGCGAGTACATTGCCGTGAGCGCCTGGACCGAGCAGTCGGACCAGACCCTGACCGGGTTTATCGGCGCTTACCTGGCGGCCGGGGCCACCACCTTCATCTGCACCGACGTGAGCCGCGACGGTCAGCTTCAGGGCCCCGCCACCGCTACCTACGCGGCGCTGCGGCAGCAGTTTCCGGCCGCGCAGTTCGTGGCCAGCGGCGGCGTGACGACGGTGGACGACGTGGCGGCGCTGCGGGCGCTGGGCATGAGCGGGGCCATCATTGGCAAAGCCATCTACGAAGGCACCATTACGGAGGCCGAGCTGCGCGCCGAGCTGGCCAGGTAG
- the hisH gene encoding imidazole glycerol phosphate synthase subunit HisH: MNIAVIDYQGGNVQSVLFALERLGVTSAVLTSDPDVIRRADRVLFPGEGEASSAMRALRAAGLDKVLPTLTQPFLGICLGMQLLGRHSTEGPAGGTELLGMLPFEVVRFAPPDATHKVPHMGWNNLHDLQTPLFAGLGTAPPKSDTQSARPADATPTAADYVYFVHSYYAPVGSYTIAQASYPAGVPFSAGVRYRNFYGVQFHVEKSGPVGEQILRNFLEGDLR; the protein is encoded by the coding sequence ATGAACATTGCCGTCATCGATTACCAGGGAGGCAACGTGCAGTCAGTCCTGTTTGCGCTCGAGCGCCTGGGGGTCACCAGCGCCGTACTCACGTCCGACCCCGACGTCATCCGCCGGGCCGACCGGGTGCTGTTTCCGGGGGAAGGCGAAGCCAGCTCGGCCATGCGGGCGCTGCGGGCTGCCGGCCTCGATAAGGTGCTGCCCACGCTCACCCAGCCTTTCCTGGGCATCTGCCTGGGCATGCAGCTGCTGGGCCGCCACAGCACGGAAGGGCCGGCCGGCGGCACCGAGCTGCTGGGAATGCTGCCGTTCGAGGTGGTGCGCTTCGCGCCGCCCGATGCTACGCATAAGGTGCCGCACATGGGCTGGAACAACCTCCACGACCTGCAAACGCCGTTGTTTGCGGGCCTGGGCACAGCGCCGCCGAAAAGCGATACTCAGTCGGCTCGGCCAGCTGATGCGACTCCGACGGCGGCCGACTACGTGTATTTTGTGCACAGCTACTACGCGCCGGTGGGGAGCTACACCATTGCCCAGGCCAGCTACCCGGCGGGGGTGCCCTTCAGCGCGGGGGTGCGCTACCGCAACTTCTACGGCGTGCAGTTTCACGTGGAGAAGAGCGGCCCGGTTGGCGAGCAGATTCTGCGCAATTTCCTGGAGGGCGACCTGCGCTAA
- the hisB gene encoding bifunctional histidinol-phosphatase/imidazoleglycerol-phosphate dehydratase HisB → MKKVLFIDRDGTILIEPPTDYQIDAWHKFDFVPGAITALARLARDGEYELVLVTNQDGLGTASYPEDTFWPYQQKMLDILRGEGVEFSEILIDRSFAHDPAPTRKPGTALLTRYLDPANGYDLTHSYVIGDRRTDVQLAENLGCRAILLHAEADERAALSTTDWAKVYEHLRRPPRRAHVMRNTNETRIEVILNLDGTGHTDCKTGLGFFDHMLDQLGKHSGCDLYVRTHGDLHIDEHHTVEDTAIAIGTAYHEALGDKRGVNRYGFLLPMDDALAQAAIDFSGRPWLVWAADFTRERVGDVPTELFYHFFKSFSDAARCNLNIKCEGDNEHHKIEAIFKAVAKAIKMALVRDPAGQHEIPSTKGIL, encoded by the coding sequence ATGAAAAAAGTTCTCTTCATCGACCGCGACGGCACCATCCTCATCGAGCCGCCGACCGACTATCAGATTGATGCCTGGCATAAATTCGACTTTGTGCCCGGCGCCATTACGGCCCTGGCCCGGCTGGCCCGCGACGGCGAGTACGAGCTGGTACTGGTCACCAACCAGGACGGCCTTGGCACCGCCAGCTACCCGGAGGATACCTTCTGGCCCTACCAGCAGAAAATGCTCGACATCCTACGCGGGGAGGGGGTCGAGTTCAGCGAGATTCTGATTGACCGCAGCTTTGCCCACGACCCGGCCCCGACGCGCAAGCCGGGCACGGCGCTGCTCACCCGCTACCTCGACCCGGCCAACGGCTACGACTTAACGCACAGCTACGTCATCGGCGACCGGCGCACCGACGTGCAGCTGGCCGAGAACCTGGGCTGCCGCGCCATCCTGCTCCACGCCGAGGCCGACGAGCGCGCCGCGCTCAGCACCACCGACTGGGCGAAAGTCTACGAGCACCTGCGCCGCCCGCCGCGCCGCGCCCACGTGATGCGCAACACCAACGAGACCCGCATTGAGGTTATCCTTAACCTCGACGGCACCGGCCACACCGATTGTAAAACCGGGCTGGGCTTTTTCGACCACATGCTCGACCAATTGGGCAAGCATAGTGGCTGCGACCTCTACGTGCGCACCCACGGCGATTTGCACATCGACGAGCACCACACGGTGGAGGATACGGCCATCGCCATTGGCACGGCCTACCACGAAGCGCTCGGCGACAAGCGCGGCGTGAACCGCTACGGCTTCCTGCTACCCATGGACGATGCGCTGGCCCAGGCGGCCATCGACTTCTCGGGCCGGCCCTGGCTGGTGTGGGCCGCCGACTTTACGCGCGAGCGGGTGGGCGACGTGCCGACCGAGCTGTTTTACCATTTCTTTAAAAGCTTCTCCGACGCGGCCCGCTGTAACCTCAACATCAAGTGCGAAGGCGACAACGAGCACCACAAAATCGAGGCGATTTTCAAGGCCGTGGCCAAAGCCATTAAAATGGCCCTGGTGCGCGACCCGGCCGGGCAGCACGAGATTCCCAGCACCAAAGGCATCTTATAA